In one Diabrotica virgifera virgifera chromosome 5, PGI_DIABVI_V3a genomic region, the following are encoded:
- the LOC114326920 gene encoding trypsin has protein sequence MRTFYFIFAFIGVAQAISSGHNTTIMRHQWQLSLRHKGEHFCGASLISKQWALTSASCLNQHTSDLSVRAGSANLTSGGYIIDVDDFVIHPKYNKKTYNSDIALLKFAKEVEGSNVSIALVPFHDTSDVSDHKGVAMTGWGALEQGENFTEVLQMGYPSSISRSSCQMAYPTKIISLNMFCAGVYDVQNITACDGDFGGPATFTNCLQGIISWGGQCGSFQNPTVMTRVAAFKDWILTTTGATDYLNCPLV, from the coding sequence CGATTTCCAGTGGTCATAACACTACAATTATGCGACACCAATGGCAATTATCCTTAAGACATAAAGGAGAACATTTTTGTGGAGCATCTCTTATCTCCAAACAGTGGGCCCTCACTTCTGCCAGCTGTTTGAACCAACACACTTCAGATCTTTCCGTGCGGGCTGGATCTGCCAATCTTACAAGTGGGGGTTACATAATAGACGTGGACGATTTTGTAATTCATCCGAAATACAACAAGAAAACCTATAACTCTGACATAGCTCTACTCAAATTCGCAAAAGAAGTGGAGGGAAGCAATGTTTCAATTGCTCTTGTACCTTTCCACGATACAAGCGATGTGTCCGATCATAAAGGGGTTGCTATGACTGGTTGGGGTGCTCTTGAACAGGGCGAAAATTTTACCGAAGTGCTCCAAATGGGATATCCTTCCTCAATCTCGAGAAGTTCCTGCCAAATGGCGTACCCGACCAAAATCATATCGTTAAACATGTTTTGTGCTGGGGTTTACGACGTCCAAAATATTACAGCTTGCGATGGAGATTTTGGAGGACCTGCCACCTTTACAAATTGTTTACAAGGGATAATTTCGTGGGGAGGACAATGTGGAAGTTTTCAGAACCCGACAGTTATGACGAGAGTTGCTGCTTTTAAGGATTGGATACTCACTACCACAGGTGCAACAGATTATTTGAACTGTCCTCTAGTCTGA